In Myxocyprinus asiaticus isolate MX2 ecotype Aquarium Trade chromosome 32, UBuf_Myxa_2, whole genome shotgun sequence, one genomic interval encodes:
- the hcar1-4 gene encoding oxoeicosanoid receptor 1, producing MSNITSCMGPQNLVSSILKPILILEFILGLSGNVFALWILFFKSPWKACNIYLLCLVVADFLLLIGLPFRIDYLFRGEDWIFGESSCRFILYIISVNFSASVVFVLILAVDRFFRILYPQHAITRMSVRQAIMMVSAVWVGVLLLRLPPALNVVLQSHKNSSKLICQSFLSWTWPSLEMRVYNVVQLIEVLIAFILVLFCFVRVSLHVNGRSLKPHRRVKRAVRLLLLLVIMFVLCFLPTVIVSIFLQGFPCSAHLLVSLNASLALTYMNSVLDPVIYCHTNAWFRDTLKGKSNSLGLTKFQMSVKTNRKS from the coding sequence ATGAGTAACATCACCTCTTGCATGGGACCTCAGAACCTTGTTTCTTCCATTCTGAAGCCCATTCTTATTTTGGAGTTTATTTTAGGGTTGTCTGGAAATGTCTTTGCTCTCTGGATTTTATTCTTCAAGTCACCATGGAAAGCCTGCAACATATACCTCTTATGTCTGGTAGTAGCTGACTTCCTACTGCTCATTGGGCTTCCTTTTCGCATAGACTATCTCTTTCGAGGTGAAGATTGGATATTTGGTGAATCTTCTTGTCGCTTCATCCTCTACATCATATCAGTGAACTTCTCAGCAAGCGTGGTGTTCGTGTTGATTTTAGCAGTGGACCGCTTCTTCAGGATCCTTTACCCACAGCATGCTATCACTCGAATGAGTGTGAGACAAGCAATAATGATGGTTAGTGCAGTTTGGGTGGGAGTTTTACTCCTTCGCCTTCCACCTGCCCTGAACGTGGTTCTCCAATCACATAAAAACTCTTCAAAGCTCATATGTCAAAGTTTTCTCTCATGGACATGGCCATCGTTAGAAATGAGGGTATACAATGTAGTTCAGCTGATAGAAGTCTTGATAGCTTTCATATTGGTGCTCTTCTGTTTCGTGCGTGTTTCCTTGCATGTCAATGGACGCTCGCTTAAGCCACACCGTAGGGTGAAACGGGCAGTGCGATTGCTTCTGTTGCTTGTGATcatgtttgttctttgttttctACCTACTGTCATTGTTAGTATCTTCCTCCAAGGGTTTCCCTGCTCTGCACACTTACTGGTAAGTCTTAATGCCTCTTTAGCATTAACCTATATGAACAGTGTACTAGATCCAGTCATCTACTGCCACACTAATGCTTGGTTCCGAGACACTCTGAAAGGAAAATCCAATTCTTTGGGATTGACAAAGTTCCAGATGAGTGTAAAAACGAACAGAAAATCTTGA